The following coding sequences lie in one Halorhabdus rudnickae genomic window:
- the nreA gene encoding DNA repair protein NreA has product MRLDDYIEGFERDEAAEKRRLAKEKSYAITDHLEDVERQLEETLSGDALFGSTAPEIFVGRSGYPQVNSGVLSPVTDDHDPTDFATSGDWYANGLGIEDVLQRRTGLLNSQRSAKVDVEDVWDGFVGTQREVAIADRPVDVEVGLDSTPDVDLSVDDISTPTGPRARAESADLAENPHVPRAVEKTLEDDDWRAEGAMTYLYRKGFDVYDVNNILSAGALGQGANRRLVPTRWSITAVDDTVGQYLRGQIRNAPTIDETQVWYNEYMGNRYWIVLTPGDWEFELVEMKAPESVWNPVGESHYLASAHEGYEGRSSYVKETAGAYYASRVGVLEHLTDLGRQAKCLVLREVTDDYWAPVGVWQVREGVRNAFDDPGGLADDIAGRYGVAETFRDAVTNVTEQLPVSLGALRRKSEMVAGLQATLSDF; this is encoded by the coding sequence ATGCGCCTCGACGACTACATCGAGGGCTTCGAACGGGACGAGGCCGCCGAGAAGCGCCGCCTCGCAAAGGAGAAGTCCTACGCGATCACCGACCACCTCGAAGACGTCGAGCGCCAACTGGAGGAGACGCTGTCGGGTGACGCCCTCTTTGGCTCGACCGCCCCGGAGATTTTCGTGGGGCGCTCGGGCTACCCGCAGGTCAACTCCGGCGTGCTTTCGCCGGTCACCGACGATCACGATCCGACGGACTTCGCGACGAGCGGCGACTGGTACGCGAACGGACTCGGGATCGAGGACGTCCTCCAGCGCCGGACGGGGCTGCTCAACTCCCAGCGCTCGGCGAAGGTCGACGTCGAGGACGTCTGGGACGGGTTCGTCGGCACCCAGCGCGAGGTGGCGATCGCCGATCGCCCAGTCGACGTCGAGGTCGGCCTCGATTCGACGCCGGATGTCGATCTCAGCGTCGACGACATCAGCACGCCCACCGGCCCCCGTGCCCGGGCCGAGTCGGCCGATCTCGCGGAGAATCCCCACGTCCCCCGCGCCGTCGAGAAGACCCTCGAAGACGACGACTGGCGGGCCGAGGGGGCGATGACCTACCTCTACCGGAAGGGCTTCGACGTCTACGACGTGAACAATATCCTCTCGGCGGGTGCGCTCGGACAGGGCGCCAATCGGCGGCTCGTCCCGACGCGGTGGTCGATCACTGCCGTCGACGACACCGTTGGCCAGTACCTCCGAGGCCAGATCCGCAACGCACCCACCATCGACGAGACCCAGGTCTGGTACAACGAGTACATGGGCAACAGATACTGGATCGTCCTCACACCCGGCGACTGGGAGTTCGAACTCGTCGAGATGAAAGCCCCCGAGAGCGTCTGGAATCCGGTCGGCGAGAGCCACTATCTCGCCAGTGCTCACGAGGGCTACGAGGGGCGATCGAGCTACGTCAAGGAGACTGCCGGGGCCTACTATGCCTCACGAGTGGGCGTGCTCGAACACCTCACTGACCTGGGTCGGCAGGCAAAGTGTCTCGTGTTGCGGGAGGTCACGGACGACTACTGGGCGCCGGTCGGCGTCTGGCAGGTCCGGGAGGGCGTCCGGAACGCCTTCGACGACCCCGGCGGACTGGCCGACGACATTGCGGGCCGGTACGGTGTCGCCGAAACCTTCCGGGACGCGGTGACGAACGTTACCGAGCAACTCCCGGTCTCACTGGGGGCGCTCCGCCGGAAGTCCGAGATGGTCGCCGGTCTGCAAGCGACGCTCTCGGACTTTTGA
- a CDS encoding hydrogenase maturation protease: MTTLDEETDVAVIGVGNAIMGDDGVGEQVIHALQDRSDERTEGVRLYDAGTTGLLALEAMSGCERGIVVDAISADGEPGSIYRYEFKDGSFDGESPPVSMHDISFAEGLSAGRKAYDLPGEILVIGVEPARIEMSVELSKAVAKKVPDIVDLILRELDRETGTEGTVARL; this comes from the coding sequence ATGACGACGCTCGACGAGGAGACGGACGTGGCGGTCATCGGCGTCGGTAACGCGATCATGGGTGATGACGGCGTCGGCGAGCAGGTGATCCACGCACTACAGGACCGCTCCGACGAACGGACAGAGGGAGTCCGGCTGTATGACGCTGGCACGACTGGCCTGCTCGCTCTGGAAGCGATGAGCGGCTGCGAGCGGGGGATCGTCGTTGACGCCATCAGCGCCGACGGCGAGCCCGGATCGATCTACCGCTACGAGTTCAAAGACGGGAGCTTCGACGGGGAATCCCCGCCGGTTTCGATGCACGACATCTCTTTCGCTGAAGGGCTCTCAGCCGGCCGCAAAGCCTATGATTTGCCTGGGGAGATCCTGGTGATCGGTGTCGAACCCGCACGCATCGAGATGTCCGTCGAGTTGAGCAAGGCCGTTGCCAAAAAGGTGCCCGACATCGTCGACTTGATCCTCCGGGAACTGGATCGCGAGACGGGCACCGAAGGGACGGTAGCCCGGCTGTGA
- a CDS encoding HAD family hydrolase — protein sequence MSTAIFFDLDGTLLTFEEPYEEIVADVLRGTVADPAAASERFLSTFGEHFDALEPDPYLAGMEAVCESEGLDAKPDELVGALRRAECERTTVSEDARESLVALGAENALGVLTDGVGDFQRAKLKHHGLLDHFETVIVSDDIGAHKPDAAMFDRARESIDAEEYVMVGDTDADVEGAREAGFVPVRVEHGEDMPDFWSTLRALV from the coding sequence ATGTCGACGGCAATCTTCTTCGATCTCGATGGAACCCTGCTCACGTTCGAGGAACCCTACGAGGAGATCGTCGCGGACGTTCTGCGCGGGACTGTCGCCGATCCGGCCGCCGCGAGCGAGCGGTTCCTCTCGACCTTCGGCGAGCACTTCGACGCACTCGAACCGGACCCTTACCTGGCCGGAATGGAGGCGGTCTGTGAGAGTGAGGGCCTCGACGCCAAGCCGGACGAACTGGTTGGTGCGCTACGCAGAGCCGAATGTGAGCGAACGACTGTGAGCGAGGACGCCCGTGAGAGTCTTGTGGCACTCGGCGCAGAGAACGCCCTGGGCGTGCTGACCGACGGCGTCGGCGATTTCCAGCGCGCGAAACTGAAACACCACGGACTACTGGACCACTTCGAGACTGTGATCGTCTCCGACGACATCGGCGCACACAAACCAGACGCGGCGATGTTCGATCGTGCGCGCGAGTCGATCGACGCCGAGGAGTACGTCATGGTGGGAGACACCGACGCCGACGTCGAAGGTGCTCGCGAGGCCGGGTTCGTTCCGGTCCGCGTCGAGCACGGCGAGGACATGCCGGACTTCTGGTCGACGCTGCGAGCGCTGGTCTGA
- a CDS encoding AAA family ATPase: MTVYGIVGLPGSGKSEAAAVARELDVPVVTMGDVIRQACRDRGLDPSTHHGEVARALRDENGPAAIAEASLSHIEDGLETSEHVVVDGIRSDVEVECFQEAFGADFLLVSVEAPFETRAERLDLRGRDAAVSEGGESLEARDERELGFGMGEAMDMADVTIENVDTLTDFQERVETLLTDGPSTLLADERVELARENS; encoded by the coding sequence ATGACTGTCTACGGAATCGTGGGTCTGCCCGGCAGCGGCAAGAGCGAGGCCGCCGCAGTGGCCCGCGAACTGGACGTGCCGGTGGTCACGATGGGTGACGTGATCCGGCAGGCGTGTCGGGACCGCGGACTCGACCCGTCGACCCACCACGGGGAGGTAGCCAGAGCGTTGCGGGACGAGAACGGCCCGGCCGCGATCGCCGAAGCCTCGCTCTCCCACATCGAGGATGGACTCGAAACGAGCGAACACGTCGTCGTCGACGGGATCCGTTCGGACGTGGAGGTCGAGTGTTTTCAGGAAGCCTTCGGCGCGGACTTCCTGCTGGTGAGCGTCGAGGCTCCCTTCGAGACGCGGGCTGAGCGACTCGACCTCCGGGGGCGCGACGCCGCGGTCTCGGAGGGCGGCGAGAGTCTCGAAGCGCGCGACGAGCGCGAACTCGGCTTCGGCATGGGCGAGGCGATGGACATGGCCGACGTGACCATCGAGAACGTCGATACCCTCACGGACTTCCAGGAGCGCGTCGAGACGCTGCTGACTGACGGCCCGTCGACACTGCTTGCGGACGAGCGGGTCGAACTCGCGAGGGAGAACTCATGA
- a CDS encoding RNA-binding domain-containing protein, translated as MSGVYSVDVEITAPVYDTEVTDRVADAITNIFPNAEVEHRPGELHAETHDLEHFSELLHRREILDTARGVFFDTRQGDRFTFTLKKQAAFESVVTFSVGEPDELGEIHVSVRVAEPDVESYIDHVAPPTEDGRPIDPNGNA; from the coding sequence ATGAGCGGCGTCTACAGTGTCGACGTCGAGATCACGGCCCCGGTTTACGATACCGAAGTGACCGACCGGGTCGCCGACGCGATCACGAATATCTTCCCGAACGCCGAGGTCGAACACCGGCCGGGCGAACTCCACGCCGAGACCCACGACCTCGAACACTTCTCGGAACTGCTGCATCGCCGGGAGATCCTCGATACGGCCAGGGGTGTTTTCTTCGACACTCGTCAGGGAGACCGCTTCACCTTCACGCTGAAAAAACAGGCCGCCTTCGAGAGCGTGGTGACGTTCTCGGTGGGCGAACCCGACGAACTCGGCGAGATCCACGTCAGCGTCCGCGTTGCGGAACCCGACGTGGAATCGTACATCGATCACGTCGCGCCGCCGACCGAGGACGGCCGCCCGATCGATCCCAACGGGAACGCTTGA